From Nycticebus coucang isolate mNycCou1 chromosome 6, mNycCou1.pri, whole genome shotgun sequence, the proteins below share one genomic window:
- the NRL gene encoding neural retina-specific leucine zipper protein isoform X1, with protein sequence MGNLEEAANRRAQLASPKGRARRKVLPSPPSPRMALPPSPLAMEYVNDFDLMKFEVKREPSEGRSGPPTASLGSTPYSSVPPSPTFSEPGIMAATDGPRPGLDELYWLATLQQQLGAGEALGLSPEEAVELLQAQGPVPVEGPHGYYPGSPEEAGAQHAQLAERFSDAALVSMSVRELNRQLRGCGRDEALRLKQRRRTLKNRGYAQACRSKRLQQRRGLEAERARLAAQLDALRAEVARLARERDLYKARCDRLISSGAGSGDHAHLFL encoded by the exons ATGGGAAACCTGGAGGAGGCTGCGAACCGGAGAGCGCAACTAGCAAGCCCGAAGGGGCGAGCGCGGCGGAAG GTgcttccctccccacccagccccagaATGGCACTGCCCCCTAGCCCCCTGGCCATGGAATATGTCAATGACTTTGACTTGATGAAGTTTGAGGTAAAGCGGGAGCCCTCTGAGGGGCGCTCTGGTCCCCCCACAGCCTCACTGGGCTCCACACCTTACAGTTCAGTGCCTCCTTCACCCACCTTCAGTGAACCAGGCATAATGGCGGCCACAGATGGCCCCCGGCCAGGTCTGGACGAGCTGTACTGGTTGGCAACCCTACAGcagcagctgggggctggggaggccCTGGGGCTGAGTCCTGAAGAGGCTGTGGAGCTGCTGCAGGCTCAGGGCCCAGTCCCTGTGGAGGGGCCCCATGGCTACTATCCAGGCAGCCCAGAGGAGGCAGGAGCCCAGCATGCCCAG CTGGCCGAGAGGTTTTCGGACGCGGCGCTGGTCTCGATGTCTGTGCGGGAGCTAAACCGGCAGCTGCGGGGCTGCGGGCGGGACGAAGCGCTGCGGCTGAAGCAGAGGCGCCGCACGCTGAAGAACCGAGGTTACGCTCAGGCCTGTCGCTCCAAGCGGCTGCAGCAGCGTCGCGGGCTGGAGGCCGAGCGCGCCCGCCTGGCAGCACAGCTGGACGCGCTGCGGGCCGAAGTGGCCCGCTTAGCCCGGGAGCGCGACCTCTACAAGGCTCGCTGTGACCGGCTGATCTCAAGCGGCGCGGGGTCGGGGGACCACGCCCACCTCTTCCTCTGA
- the NRL gene encoding neural retina-specific leucine zipper protein isoform X2: MALPPSPLAMEYVNDFDLMKFEVKREPSEGRSGPPTASLGSTPYSSVPPSPTFSEPGIMAATDGPRPGLDELYWLATLQQQLGAGEALGLSPEEAVELLQAQGPVPVEGPHGYYPGSPEEAGAQHAQLAERFSDAALVSMSVRELNRQLRGCGRDEALRLKQRRRTLKNRGYAQACRSKRLQQRRGLEAERARLAAQLDALRAEVARLARERDLYKARCDRLISSGAGSGDHAHLFL, encoded by the exons ATGGCACTGCCCCCTAGCCCCCTGGCCATGGAATATGTCAATGACTTTGACTTGATGAAGTTTGAGGTAAAGCGGGAGCCCTCTGAGGGGCGCTCTGGTCCCCCCACAGCCTCACTGGGCTCCACACCTTACAGTTCAGTGCCTCCTTCACCCACCTTCAGTGAACCAGGCATAATGGCGGCCACAGATGGCCCCCGGCCAGGTCTGGACGAGCTGTACTGGTTGGCAACCCTACAGcagcagctgggggctggggaggccCTGGGGCTGAGTCCTGAAGAGGCTGTGGAGCTGCTGCAGGCTCAGGGCCCAGTCCCTGTGGAGGGGCCCCATGGCTACTATCCAGGCAGCCCAGAGGAGGCAGGAGCCCAGCATGCCCAG CTGGCCGAGAGGTTTTCGGACGCGGCGCTGGTCTCGATGTCTGTGCGGGAGCTAAACCGGCAGCTGCGGGGCTGCGGGCGGGACGAAGCGCTGCGGCTGAAGCAGAGGCGCCGCACGCTGAAGAACCGAGGTTACGCTCAGGCCTGTCGCTCCAAGCGGCTGCAGCAGCGTCGCGGGCTGGAGGCCGAGCGCGCCCGCCTGGCAGCACAGCTGGACGCGCTGCGGGCCGAAGTGGCCCGCTTAGCCCGGGAGCGCGACCTCTACAAGGCTCGCTGTGACCGGCTGATCTCAAGCGGCGCGGGGTCGGGGGACCACGCCCACCTCTTCCTCTGA
- the PCK2 gene encoding phosphoenolpyruvate carboxykinase [GTP], mitochondrial isoform X2, producing the protein MSPAEFQKAVNERFPGCMQGRTMYVLPFSMGPVGSPLSRIGIQLTDSAYVVASMRIMTRLGTPVLQALGDGEFVKCLHSVGQPLTGQGEPVSQWPCNPEKTLIGHVPDQREIISFGSGYGGNSLLGKKCFALRIASRLARDEGWLAEHMLILGITNPAGKKRYVAAAFPSACGKTNLAMMRPALPGWKVECVGDDIAWMRFDSEGRLRAINPENGFFGVAPGTSATTNPNAMATIQSNTLFTNVAETSDGGVYWEGIDQPLPPGVTVTSWLGRPWKPGDKEPCAHPNSRFCAPARQCPIMDPAWEAPEGVPIDAIIFGGRRPKGIPLVYEAFNWRHGVFVGSAMRSESTAAAEHKGKIIMHDPFAMRPFFGYNFGRYLEHWLSMEGHKGARLPRIFHVNWFRRDEAGHFLWPGFGENARVLDWICRRLEGEDSAQETPVGLVPKEGALDLSGLGAIDTTQLFSLPKDFWEQEVQDIRSYLTEQVNQDLPKEVLAELEDLEGRVRRM; encoded by the exons ATGTCCCCAGCTGAGTTCCAGAAAGCTGTGAACGAGAGGTTTCCAGGCTGCATGCAGG GCCGTACCATGTATGTGCTTCCATTCAGCATGGGTCCTGTAGGCTCCCCACTGTCCCGTATTGGGATACAACTCACTGACTCAGCCTATGTGGTGGCAAGCATGCGTATTATGACCCGGCTGGGGACGCCTGTGCTTCAGGCCCTGGGAGATGGTGAATTCGTCAAGTGTTTGCACTCCGTGGGCCAGCCCCTGACTGGGCAAG GGGAGCCGGTGAGCCAGTGGCCATGCAACCCAGAGAAAACCCTGATTGGCCACGTGCCTGACCAGCGGGAGATCATATCCTTTGGCAGCGGCTATGGTGGCAACTCTCTGCTCGGCAAGAAGTGCTTTGCCCTGCGCATTGCCTCTCGGCTGGCCCGGGATGAGGGCTGGCTGGCAGAGCATATGCTG ATTCTGGGCATCACCAACCCTGCAGGGAAGAAGCGCTATGTGGCCGCCGCCTTCCCTAGTGCCTGTGGCAAGACAAACCTGGCCATGATGCGGCCTGCACTGCCAGGCTGGAAAGTGGAATGCGTGGGTGACGACATTGCCTGGATGAGGTTCGACAGTGAAG GTCGACTCCGGGCCATCAACCCTGAGAATGGCTTCTTCGGGGTGGCCCCTGGCACCTCTGCGACTACCAATCCCAACGCCATGGCCACAATCCAGAGTAACACTCTATTCACCAATGTGGCTGAGACCAGTGATGGAGGCGTGTACTGGGAGGGCATTGACCAGCCTCTTCCACCTGGTGTCACTGTGACCTCCTGGCTGGGCAGACCCTGGAAACCTG GTGACAAGGAGCCCTGTGCACATCCCAACTCTCGCTTTTGTGCCCCGGCTCGCCAATGCCCCATCATGGACCCAGCCTGGGAGGCCCCTGAGGGTGTCCCCATTGATGCCATCATCTTTGGAGGCCGTAGACCCAAAG GGATACCCCTGGTGTACGAGGCCTTCAACTGGCGTCATGGGGTGTTTGTGGGCAGCGCCATGCGCTCTGAGTCCACTGCCGCAGCTGAACACAAAG GGAAGATCATCATGCACGACCCATTTGCCATGCGGCCCTTTTTTGGCTACAACTTTGGGCGCTACCTAGAACACTGGCTGAGCATGGAGGGACACAAAGGAGCCCGGCTGCCCCGTATCTTCCACGTCAACTGGTTCCGGCGCGATGAGGCAGGCCACTTCCTGTGGCCAGGCTTTGGGGAGAATGCTCGAGTGCTAGACTGGATCTGCCGGCGGCTAGAAGGGGAGGACAGTGCCCAGGAAACACCCGTTGGGCTGGTGCCAAAAGAAGGAGCCTTGGATCTCAGTGGCCTCGGAGCCATAGACACTACTCAGCTCTTTTCACTCCCCAAGGATTTCTGGGAACAGGAGGTTCAGGATATTCGGAGCTACCTGACAGAGCAAGTCAACCAGGATCTGCCCAAGGAGGTATtggctgagctggaggacctggAGGGACGTGTGCGCAGAATGTGA
- the PCK2 gene encoding phosphoenolpyruvate carboxykinase [GTP], mitochondrial isoform X1, with protein sequence MAAMYRPGLRLSWHGLSPLGWSSCRSIQTLRVLSGDLGQLAAGVRDFVERSARLCQPESIHICDGTEAENTAILTLLEQQGLIQKLPKYSNCWLARTDPKDVARVESKTVIVTPSQRDTVPLPAGGARGQLGNWMSPAEFQKAVNERFPGCMQGRTMYVLPFSMGPVGSPLSRIGIQLTDSAYVVASMRIMTRLGTPVLQALGDGEFVKCLHSVGQPLTGQGEPVSQWPCNPEKTLIGHVPDQREIISFGSGYGGNSLLGKKCFALRIASRLARDEGWLAEHMLILGITNPAGKKRYVAAAFPSACGKTNLAMMRPALPGWKVECVGDDIAWMRFDSEGRLRAINPENGFFGVAPGTSATTNPNAMATIQSNTLFTNVAETSDGGVYWEGIDQPLPPGVTVTSWLGRPWKPGDKEPCAHPNSRFCAPARQCPIMDPAWEAPEGVPIDAIIFGGRRPKGIPLVYEAFNWRHGVFVGSAMRSESTAAAEHKGKIIMHDPFAMRPFFGYNFGRYLEHWLSMEGHKGARLPRIFHVNWFRRDEAGHFLWPGFGENARVLDWICRRLEGEDSAQETPVGLVPKEGALDLSGLGAIDTTQLFSLPKDFWEQEVQDIRSYLTEQVNQDLPKEVLAELEDLEGRVRRM encoded by the exons ATGGCTGCTATGTACCGCCCCGGCCTGCG ACTTAGCTGGCATGGGCTGAGCCCCTTGGGCTGGTCATCATGCCGCAGCATCCAGACCCTGCGAGTGCTTAGTGGAGATCTGGGCCAGCTAGCTGCTGGGGTTCGTGACTTCGTGGAGCGCAGTGCCCGCTTGTGCCAACCAGAGAGCATCCACATCTGTGATGGGACTGAGGCTGAGAACACCGCCATACTGACCCTGCTGGAACAGCAAGGCCTCATCCAAAAGCTCCCCAAGTATAGTAACTG CTGGCTGGCCCGTACAGACCCCAAGGACGTGGCACGAGTAGAGAGCAAGACCGTGATTGTAACTCCTTCCCAGAGGGACACAGTGCCCCTCCCAGCTGGTGGGGCCCGTGGGCAGCTGGGCAACTGGATGTCCCCAGCTGAGTTCCAGAAAGCTGTGAACGAGAGGTTTCCAGGCTGCATGCAGG GCCGTACCATGTATGTGCTTCCATTCAGCATGGGTCCTGTAGGCTCCCCACTGTCCCGTATTGGGATACAACTCACTGACTCAGCCTATGTGGTGGCAAGCATGCGTATTATGACCCGGCTGGGGACGCCTGTGCTTCAGGCCCTGGGAGATGGTGAATTCGTCAAGTGTTTGCACTCCGTGGGCCAGCCCCTGACTGGGCAAG GGGAGCCGGTGAGCCAGTGGCCATGCAACCCAGAGAAAACCCTGATTGGCCACGTGCCTGACCAGCGGGAGATCATATCCTTTGGCAGCGGCTATGGTGGCAACTCTCTGCTCGGCAAGAAGTGCTTTGCCCTGCGCATTGCCTCTCGGCTGGCCCGGGATGAGGGCTGGCTGGCAGAGCATATGCTG ATTCTGGGCATCACCAACCCTGCAGGGAAGAAGCGCTATGTGGCCGCCGCCTTCCCTAGTGCCTGTGGCAAGACAAACCTGGCCATGATGCGGCCTGCACTGCCAGGCTGGAAAGTGGAATGCGTGGGTGACGACATTGCCTGGATGAGGTTCGACAGTGAAG GTCGACTCCGGGCCATCAACCCTGAGAATGGCTTCTTCGGGGTGGCCCCTGGCACCTCTGCGACTACCAATCCCAACGCCATGGCCACAATCCAGAGTAACACTCTATTCACCAATGTGGCTGAGACCAGTGATGGAGGCGTGTACTGGGAGGGCATTGACCAGCCTCTTCCACCTGGTGTCACTGTGACCTCCTGGCTGGGCAGACCCTGGAAACCTG GTGACAAGGAGCCCTGTGCACATCCCAACTCTCGCTTTTGTGCCCCGGCTCGCCAATGCCCCATCATGGACCCAGCCTGGGAGGCCCCTGAGGGTGTCCCCATTGATGCCATCATCTTTGGAGGCCGTAGACCCAAAG GGATACCCCTGGTGTACGAGGCCTTCAACTGGCGTCATGGGGTGTTTGTGGGCAGCGCCATGCGCTCTGAGTCCACTGCCGCAGCTGAACACAAAG GGAAGATCATCATGCACGACCCATTTGCCATGCGGCCCTTTTTTGGCTACAACTTTGGGCGCTACCTAGAACACTGGCTGAGCATGGAGGGACACAAAGGAGCCCGGCTGCCCCGTATCTTCCACGTCAACTGGTTCCGGCGCGATGAGGCAGGCCACTTCCTGTGGCCAGGCTTTGGGGAGAATGCTCGAGTGCTAGACTGGATCTGCCGGCGGCTAGAAGGGGAGGACAGTGCCCAGGAAACACCCGTTGGGCTGGTGCCAAAAGAAGGAGCCTTGGATCTCAGTGGCCTCGGAGCCATAGACACTACTCAGCTCTTTTCACTCCCCAAGGATTTCTGGGAACAGGAGGTTCAGGATATTCGGAGCTACCTGACAGAGCAAGTCAACCAGGATCTGCCCAAGGAGGTATtggctgagctggaggacctggAGGGACGTGTGCGCAGAATGTGA